One segment of Arthrobacter sp. MMS18-M83 DNA contains the following:
- a CDS encoding VOC family protein codes for MPQVDSYKQGTPCWVDLSSSDIEASKAFYGDLFGWELDAMDAGNGVTYYMAKLQDRYVAGMMQQMPDMAAAGAPSYWANYLAVDSVDDAAERAAAAGGNILFPPDSVPNGSGRMFFAADPTGAQIGFWEAGSHHGAGLVNEPGTVVWSELQTNDVSKAVAFYEAVTGCSTETAAAGDLQEYTQFVVDGTSVAGAMKQPMEGVPPFWMTYFNVADVNESVAKAVELGAQVFAPAFDVPGIGRMAVLGDPAGAAFSVMAGESS; via the coding sequence ATGCCGCAGGTTGATAGCTACAAGCAGGGAACTCCGTGTTGGGTGGACCTGTCGTCGTCGGACATCGAGGCTTCCAAGGCCTTCTACGGTGATCTGTTCGGCTGGGAATTGGACGCGATGGATGCCGGCAACGGCGTGACCTACTACATGGCCAAGCTGCAGGACCGCTACGTAGCGGGCATGATGCAGCAGATGCCGGACATGGCTGCGGCAGGTGCGCCGTCCTACTGGGCCAACTACCTCGCCGTCGATTCGGTCGACGATGCAGCTGAGCGAGCGGCGGCGGCCGGCGGCAACATCCTCTTCCCGCCGGACAGCGTCCCCAACGGGAGCGGCCGGATGTTCTTCGCCGCCGATCCAACGGGTGCGCAGATTGGTTTCTGGGAAGCCGGAAGCCACCACGGCGCCGGGTTGGTCAATGAGCCGGGCACGGTGGTCTGGAGCGAGCTGCAGACAAACGACGTCTCCAAGGCGGTGGCCTTCTATGAGGCCGTGACGGGGTGCTCCACCGAGACGGCCGCGGCCGGTGATCTGCAGGAGTACACGCAGTTCGTCGTAGATGGAACGTCCGTGGCCGGAGCCATGAAGCAGCCCATGGAAGGTGTGCCGCCGTTCTGGATGACGTACTTCAATGTGGCCGACGTCAATGAATCCGTGGCGAAGGCCGTGGAACTCGGGGCCCAGGTCTTCGCTCCTGCCTTCGACGTTCCCGGCATCGGCCGCATGGCAGTTCTCGGTGATCCCGCCGGAGCGGCCTTCAGCGTGATGGCCGGCGAAAGCAGCTAG
- a CDS encoding ArsR/SmtB family transcription factor, with product MLDPLEVAAEPNRRRLLQMLAAGERTVTELAGEFTVSRSAVSQHLLLLEQVGLVAARKEGRNRFYRLDNAGMRELRMLFEQFWTTELDMLLADAQNFTTDRLQTTEESS from the coding sequence ATGCTCGACCCACTGGAAGTCGCCGCGGAGCCGAACAGGCGGCGCCTGCTGCAAATGCTTGCGGCGGGCGAGCGCACCGTGACGGAGCTGGCTGGCGAATTCACGGTGAGCAGGTCCGCCGTTTCGCAGCACTTGTTGCTGCTGGAGCAGGTAGGCCTCGTTGCGGCCCGCAAAGAGGGACGCAACCGCTTCTATCGTTTGGACAACGCTGGCATGAGAGAACTCCGGATGCTTTTTGAGCAGTTCTGGACCACGGAGCTGGACATGCTCCTTGCTGACGCCCAAAACTTCACCACCGACCGCCTTCAAACAACAGAGGAATCATCATGA
- the purF gene encoding amidophosphoribosyltransferase, with protein sequence MARGDGKLSHDLLPDEKGPQDACGVFGVWAPGEEVAKLTYYGLYALQHRGQESAGIATSDGKRINVYKDMGLVSQVFDETTLNTLTGHLAVGHCRYSTTGASHWANAQPTLGATSTGTVALAHNGNLTNTAELREMILELNGGQLTGEMKQGNTSDTALVTALLEGEEGKTLEQTALELLPKIRGGFCFVFMDEGTLYAARDTYGIRPLCLGRLERGWVVASEQSALATVGASFIREIEPGEFIAIDENGVRSQRFADATPAGCVFEYVYLARPDASIAGRSVYESRVEMGRQLARENTQAADIVIPVPESGTPAAVGYAEESGIPFAHGFVKNSYVGRTFIQPSQTLRQLGIRLKLNALESVIRGKRVVVVDDSIVRGNTQRAIVRMLREAGAAAVHIKISSPPVQWPCFYGIDFASRAELIANGATIEEISHAIGADSLAYISEDGMIGATQQPRERLCTACFTGQYPIELPGSDKLGKNLLERTDLGGLPTSGISGGTDSADLDDPANKPGATGCDPGPDAEFENLLTDADKKESV encoded by the coding sequence GCCGGGCGAAGAAGTAGCAAAACTCACCTATTACGGGCTGTATGCGCTGCAGCACCGCGGACAAGAATCGGCCGGTATTGCTACCAGTGACGGCAAGCGCATCAATGTCTACAAGGACATGGGCCTCGTGTCCCAGGTCTTCGACGAGACGACGCTGAACACCCTCACCGGGCACCTCGCCGTCGGCCACTGCCGCTACTCCACCACCGGAGCGAGCCACTGGGCCAACGCACAGCCCACCCTCGGCGCAACTTCCACTGGGACCGTGGCCCTCGCCCACAACGGCAACCTGACCAACACCGCCGAACTCAGGGAAATGATCCTCGAGCTCAATGGCGGCCAGTTGACCGGCGAAATGAAGCAGGGCAACACCTCGGATACCGCTCTGGTCACCGCCCTCCTCGAAGGCGAAGAAGGCAAGACCCTCGAACAGACCGCCCTTGAGCTGTTGCCCAAGATCCGCGGCGGTTTCTGTTTCGTCTTCATGGACGAAGGCACGCTCTACGCGGCCCGCGACACCTACGGCATCCGCCCCTTGTGCTTGGGGCGCCTCGAACGCGGCTGGGTTGTCGCCTCCGAGCAGTCTGCCCTGGCCACGGTCGGCGCGAGCTTCATCCGCGAGATCGAGCCCGGCGAGTTCATCGCGATCGATGAGAACGGCGTCCGCTCCCAGCGCTTCGCGGACGCGACGCCGGCCGGTTGCGTTTTCGAGTACGTCTACCTTGCGCGCCCCGACGCTTCCATTGCCGGGCGCTCCGTGTACGAGTCCCGGGTGGAAATGGGCCGCCAGCTGGCCCGCGAAAACACCCAGGCAGCGGACATCGTCATCCCGGTCCCGGAATCCGGCACCCCTGCCGCAGTCGGCTACGCCGAGGAGTCCGGTATCCCGTTCGCCCATGGCTTCGTCAAGAACTCCTACGTAGGCCGTACGTTCATCCAGCCCTCGCAGACCCTGCGCCAGCTCGGCATCCGGCTCAAGCTCAACGCCCTCGAATCCGTGATCCGCGGCAAGCGCGTGGTGGTTGTGGATGACTCGATCGTCCGCGGCAACACCCAGCGCGCCATCGTCCGGATGCTCCGCGAGGCCGGCGCCGCGGCCGTCCACATCAAGATCTCCTCCCCGCCGGTCCAGTGGCCCTGCTTCTACGGCATCGATTTCGCCTCCCGCGCTGAACTGATCGCCAACGGTGCCACCATCGAGGAAATCTCCCACGCCATTGGCGCTGACTCCCTCGCCTACATTTCCGAAGACGGCATGATCGGCGCCACCCAGCAGCCCCGCGAACGCCTCTGTACGGCCTGCTTCACGGGCCAGTACCCCATCGAACTTCCGGGCTCGGACAAACTGGGCAAGAACCTGCTGGAGCGCACCGACCTCGGCGGGCTGCCGACGTCGGGCATTTCTGGCGGAACCGACAGCGCAGACTTGGACGACCCGGCCAACAAGCCCGGCGCCACGGGCTGCGATCCCGGACCCGACGCCGAGTTTGAGAACCTGCTGACCGACGCCGATAAGAAAGAGTCTGTATGA
- a CDS encoding septum formation family protein gives MGQDNTFPGNNGTRDDESPVDPDSGAEEPGITGVDPENAEPAHYEPEFTGPAGKESRQRTTLDTMTRQRLILGGIVLGVLVLIGVVIWVLVGALANRPVADVTPEPATSTSRGPLPADVEAKDYQLGDCFADFDSNASKARVVECNTDHSAQLGAIFRYKAEDSFPGATALRDKGREICRTMMLNEASSKYVLLQQNVYPSSASWDKGDRRVDCFIVVDSGNTLKESVLQK, from the coding sequence ATGGGCCAGGACAACACCTTCCCGGGCAACAACGGTACAAGGGACGATGAGTCGCCGGTAGACCCGGATTCAGGGGCCGAGGAACCGGGGATTACGGGCGTTGATCCGGAGAACGCCGAACCTGCCCACTATGAGCCGGAGTTCACCGGTCCCGCCGGAAAAGAGTCCCGGCAGCGGACCACACTGGATACCATGACGCGGCAACGGCTCATCCTTGGCGGCATCGTGCTGGGTGTGTTGGTCCTCATCGGCGTAGTGATCTGGGTCCTCGTTGGAGCCTTGGCCAACCGTCCGGTGGCCGATGTCACTCCCGAACCCGCCACGTCCACCAGCCGCGGGCCCCTTCCGGCGGACGTGGAGGCCAAGGACTACCAGTTGGGCGATTGCTTCGCTGACTTCGACTCCAACGCAAGCAAGGCGAGGGTCGTGGAATGCAACACCGACCATTCCGCCCAGCTCGGCGCCATTTTCCGCTACAAAGCCGAGGACTCTTTTCCCGGCGCTACAGCACTGCGGGACAAAGGCCGCGAAATCTGCCGGACGATGATGCTCAACGAGGCATCCAGCAAGTACGTGCTGCTCCAACAAAACGTCTATCCGAGCTCCGCCAGCTGGGACAAGGGCGACCGCCGCGTGGACTGCTTCATTGTGGTGGACTCGGGTAACACGCTCAAGGAATCAGTACTTCAGAAGTAG
- the purM gene encoding phosphoribosylformylglycinamidine cyclo-ligase, producing MTSASSAAENTTGITYASAGVDVEAGDRAVELMKDAVKATHNSSVLGGVGGFAGLYDVSKLLTYKRPLLATSTDGVGTKVAIAQAMDIHDTIGFDLVGMVVDDIVVVGAEPLFMTDYIACGKVVPERIADIVRGIAAACSVAGTALVGGETAEHPGLLGEHEYDVAGAATGVVEADALLGPDRVRAGDVVIGMASSGLHSNGYSLVRRVINHAGWALDRQVSELGRTLGEELLEPTRVYAADCLDLTRTFPVSGLGTAVGAVHGFSHVTGGGLAANLARVLPQGLVATVDRATWELPAIFKLVSELGNVPLADLERTLNLGVGMVAIVSPEIADAAVSRLNERGLPSWVMGTVAADSASVDKSGPDYVQGAKGVDGGAVRLVNAYA from the coding sequence ATGACCTCCGCATCCTCCGCCGCTGAGAACACAACCGGCATCACCTACGCGTCCGCGGGCGTCGACGTCGAAGCGGGCGACCGCGCCGTCGAACTCATGAAGGACGCCGTCAAGGCGACCCACAACAGCTCGGTGCTCGGCGGCGTCGGCGGTTTCGCCGGCCTGTACGACGTCTCCAAGCTGCTCACGTACAAGAGGCCCCTGCTGGCCACGTCCACTGACGGCGTCGGCACCAAGGTGGCTATCGCCCAGGCCATGGACATCCACGACACCATCGGCTTCGACCTGGTCGGCATGGTAGTGGACGACATCGTGGTGGTGGGTGCCGAGCCGCTCTTCATGACCGACTACATCGCTTGCGGCAAGGTTGTCCCCGAGCGCATCGCGGACATCGTCCGAGGCATCGCAGCCGCCTGTTCCGTTGCCGGAACCGCACTGGTGGGCGGCGAAACCGCTGAGCACCCTGGCCTGCTGGGTGAGCACGAGTACGACGTCGCCGGTGCAGCTACCGGTGTTGTCGAAGCCGACGCTTTGCTCGGCCCGGACCGCGTCCGCGCCGGCGACGTCGTGATCGGCATGGCGTCCTCCGGCCTGCACTCCAACGGCTACTCCCTGGTCCGCCGCGTCATCAACCACGCTGGTTGGGCCTTGGACCGCCAGGTCTCCGAACTCGGCCGCACCTTGGGTGAAGAGCTGCTGGAGCCGACCCGCGTCTACGCCGCCGATTGCCTGGACCTCACCCGCACCTTCCCGGTTTCCGGCCTCGGCACAGCGGTTGGTGCAGTGCATGGCTTCAGCCACGTCACCGGCGGCGGCTTGGCAGCCAACCTGGCCCGCGTCCTGCCACAGGGCCTCGTGGCCACGGTTGACCGCGCCACGTGGGAACTGCCGGCCATCTTCAAGCTGGTGTCCGAGCTCGGCAATGTGCCCCTGGCCGATCTCGAGCGCACACTCAACCTGGGCGTCGGCATGGTGGCCATCGTGTCGCCGGAGATCGCCGACGCCGCTGTTTCCCGCCTCAACGAGCGCGGCCTGCCGTCCTGGGTCATGGGTACTGTTGCCGCGGATTCCGCATCCGTGGACAAGAGCGGCCCGGACTACGTCCAGGGTGCCAAGGGCGTCGATGGCGGCGCGGTCCGCCTGGTCAACGCTTACGCCTAA
- a CDS encoding DUF3073 domain-containing protein, translated as MGRGRQKAKATKQARDIKYYSPNTDYSALQRELTGPSSRATSRFADDPPEPDYSAYEDKYAQDLEDDDDEVDTRRIG; from the coding sequence ATGGGGCGCGGCCGTCAAAAGGCAAAAGCTACCAAGCAGGCTCGGGACATTAAGTACTACTCCCCGAACACTGACTATTCGGCCCTTCAGCGCGAGCTGACGGGTCCATCAAGTCGTGCGACGAGCCGATTCGCGGATGATCCGCCGGAGCCGGACTACTCGGCTTATGAGGACAAGTACGCACAGGACTTGGAAGACGATGACGACGAGGTAGACACCCGCCGCATCGGATAG
- a CDS encoding TIGR03086 family metal-binding protein — translation MIYDKTVLLPLNVDQAFELITQPARLRRWQTVAARVDLQVGGAYRWTVTPGHHAAGTFTEIEPGKRVVFTWAWEQPEAPADNVSTVAITLEPADGGTTVRFVHEGLPTPEAVAAHSEGWNHYLDRLLAAASTGDAGADEWAAAPADLNELTSADATLAIVQRVLAHVTEADAQTQTPCADFNVSQLLDHLAGSISGIAKALGADVADDAGKSPEVRIADLAQPTLEAFYRRGLEGTIDMGFAELPAPMVASILNLEFLVHAWDFSKALGLEVSVADELTDYVEVLAQNTISEQVRASGSFAPAQEVAESASSLDRLVAFTGRAVHA, via the coding sequence ATGATTTATGACAAGACCGTTCTTCTTCCCCTCAACGTCGACCAGGCGTTCGAACTCATCACCCAGCCCGCACGCCTCCGCCGCTGGCAGACCGTTGCCGCCCGCGTCGACCTGCAGGTAGGCGGCGCGTACCGCTGGACCGTCACTCCGGGCCACCACGCGGCCGGAACCTTCACCGAAATCGAACCGGGCAAGCGCGTCGTCTTCACCTGGGCCTGGGAGCAGCCTGAAGCGCCGGCGGACAACGTCTCCACCGTAGCCATCACCCTTGAGCCGGCCGACGGCGGCACCACGGTCCGCTTTGTGCACGAAGGACTTCCGACGCCCGAAGCCGTCGCAGCCCACTCCGAGGGCTGGAACCACTACCTCGATCGTCTCCTCGCCGCGGCATCCACGGGCGACGCCGGTGCCGACGAATGGGCAGCGGCCCCTGCCGATCTCAACGAGCTCACCAGTGCGGACGCAACGCTTGCCATCGTGCAGCGCGTGCTGGCGCACGTCACCGAAGCTGACGCACAGACCCAGACTCCGTGCGCCGATTTCAACGTGTCGCAGTTGCTTGACCACCTCGCCGGCTCGATTTCCGGCATCGCCAAGGCCCTGGGTGCCGACGTAGCCGACGACGCCGGAAAGTCGCCTGAGGTGCGCATCGCAGATCTCGCGCAGCCCACACTGGAAGCCTTCTACCGCCGCGGGCTCGAGGGCACCATCGACATGGGCTTCGCCGAACTGCCGGCTCCGATGGTAGCTTCCATCCTCAACCTCGAGTTCCTGGTCCACGCCTGGGACTTCTCCAAGGCCCTGGGCCTTGAGGTGTCGGTGGCAGATGAACTCACCGATTACGTCGAGGTCCTCGCGCAGAACACCATCAGCGAGCAGGTCCGCGCAAGCGGCAGCTTCGCTCCTGCCCAGGAAGTCGCAGAGTCGGCATCCAGCCTGGACCGCTTGGTCGCATTCACGGGCCGGGCAGTTCACGCATAG